GTGAGCTGTTCTTGCACATTGGTCAGTTGCAACGTAAGTCTTTGATAGTGCTTTTCTGTTTGTTCTTGTAAAACAATTACGTCATTAATGTCATTATTTATTTTTAATAATTGGTTACTTAGCTCTTGATTATATAGCTTTATTTGTTGAGTGAATGTGTCTTCATTAGGGCTAGAGGGTATTAAGCTGTTTGCAATAGTTTCTGCAGTTTTTTGCTCGCGATTTTCAATGCTCTGCTTATTGATCAGCTCGATTAAGGCTTCTTGTTGATTTAGGGATTGCCTATTCAATTGTAATTGTAAACGAACCACTTCTAATTGCTTTGGGTTTGCGTTTAGTTCTGCTTGTAAGGTGGATTGCTTTTGTTGCAATAGCCGTGTTTGTAGGTTGTAACGTTGGCCTGCAGGTGTGTCTTGTGGTGGCGCTAAAGTTTTACTTTGCTGGCTAATTGCGTTTGAGGCTTGGCTAAGTAAATCTGGTAACAGCTTTTGGCGAGCAGTTAATTTATTAAGTTGATCTGTTAAGCTGGCATCTGTTTCTTTTAACTCTGACAAATGAAAGTAAGCCATAGATGTTTGTTGGCTTATGTTTAAATCAGGGTCTAGTTTAGGTGGTGAAATAACTGCATTGAGTTGTTTTTCTAGATTTTTTTTTATCTTTTGATTGTTGGCATTTGCGTTTAAAAAGCTTTGCTCTTCTAATGCTAGCTTTTCGATACTTGCACTTAACGCGTCTATCTGTTCATTAATATCAAGAGAGGTAGGTTGTGGCTCGACTGGCTTAACACCCATTTGCAGTGGATTATTTGCCCAGCTAGATGAGGCAAAGCTGAAAGATAAACTGATAATAAGTAATATTTTTGCAATGCGTAACATAAGAATAAGCTCTAAGAAAGACACCAAGATAGTAGCAAACAACTTAAGTAGACGCTTATTTTTTTTGATGACTTTGTTGCGTTTCAAATAAGGCTGTTGCAACAATAATGCTTCCACCAATCAAGGTGTTAGTCCCTGGCTGTTCGTTTAGTATGAGCATTGCTAACACGGCACCATAAAAAGGCTGTAAACACGAAACCAAGCCCGCTGTTTTAGCGCTTAAATAACGCAGTGCTGAAGTAAATAAAGCATGTGGCATTGCTGTAAATACCACCCCAAGTACTAAGATGAGTAATACAGTATGCTGATCCAAATCATGAGCCTTAACATCTTGCCAAGGACTCAGTAGTATTACGGTGATCAAGGTTTGGTAAAGCATCCCATGGGCGCCACCATATTCACTAAAATAGCGCTTGTGTAGTATATTTCGTATGGCAAAAAGCATCGCCGACACCACACCAACCAAAATCCCTAAGGTGATATCATTGTGAAGGTTTGGTTCAGGGATTAGTAGTATGACTCCTGTTAGCACGGCTAACCCTGAAAAAATATCCACTAGTTTGAGGCGTGTGCGATTCACTATTGGCTCGATAAGCACGGTTATCACTGGGTAGGTGAAAAAGGCAATCATACCGACAGCGATTGAGGATAATTGCATTGCTGCAAAATATGTCACCCAATGGGCGCTGACAAGCACACCTAAACCCAAAGCAATCAAATAATCTTTTTTGTGATGTAGCGCGAGTGATTTTTGAGTGACTTTAACTAGCAAAGCTAACGTGAACGCGGCAACAATACAGCGTAAAAAGGTAATATTGAGGGCGCTTAAAGGAATAAGCTTAGAAAACAGTGCCGTACCACCAAATAGCAGTACGGCAAGGTGTAGTTCAATGAGACCGGAGCGCGGCTTCAAGATGAACGTTCAGCTGAGTTATTCTAGGTTCAATTTTGCAAAAGGTTGACCCATGCGTGTGGTTTCACCTGGTTCAACGCCGTCAACAAAACTATCGATTGCGTGTTCGGCAAATAGCATCACCACTGTACTGCCTAACTTAAAGCGACCCATTTCTGCGCCTTTGTCTAGCGTTAATGCGTCTGGCCCTGTGGTTGGATAATCCCAGCTAAACACTTGCTTTCCTGCTGGTGGTGTTACTGTACCGGCCCATACAGTTTCAATACTTGCGACAATGGTTGCACCTACTAATACCATAGCTAATGGGCCTACTTCGGTTTCAAATATGGCAACAACGCGCTCGTTACGGGCAAATAGTCCAGGAACATTTTGTGCCGTTAATGGATTTACTGAAAATAAATCGCCTGGCACATAAGTCATTTTTGAGAGGGTGCCTTTAATTGGCATGTGAATACGATGATAGTCTTTTGGTGCTAAATAAATGGTTGCAAAATCACCACCATCAAATCGTTGTGCATCAGTAGTATTGCCGCCTAACAAAGCTTGAGAAGTATAACTATGACCTTTGGCTTGGAAAATATTGCCCGCTTCGATTGGGCCGCATTGACTCACCGCGCCATCAACAGGGTGAGCCATAATATCTGCATCTTGGCAAATTGGACGCAAACCGTCTTTTAATTCACGCGTAAAAAAGGCGTTGAAGGTTTTGTATGCTTCAGGCTCACTTTTGGCCGCTTCAGACATATCGATTTTATATTGCTTAATAAACCACTTGATAAACGCCGTAGTAAACGCACCAGCTTCAGCAGCGGCAAACTTGCCCACTAATCGTGATAAAAAGTGTTTTGGCATAATGTATTGCAAAGCAATTTTTAGTGAGTCCAATTTGATTCCCTTATCTTTGTTCTTTTTACAAAAATTTGTATTAATTAATTTTATTCTTCAGCCGCTCTAAAGTGTCGAGCATGTCGCTGTTCATCAAGGCTGGCGATAATGCGTTGGTAATTGCTGAATCTGTCTTGGGTTATCTTGCCATCCTTTAGTGCCTGTTGTATTGCACAGCCAGGATCATCGCCATGTTTACAATCTCTAAACTTACAGGTTCCAAGGAACTC
This Shewanella aestuarii DNA region includes the following protein-coding sequences:
- the asd gene encoding archaetidylserine decarboxylase (Phosphatidylserine decarboxylase is synthesized as a single chain precursor. Generation of the pyruvoyl active site from a Ser is coupled to cleavage of a Gly-Ser bond between the larger (beta) and smaller (alpha chains). It is an integral membrane protein.): MDSLKIALQYIMPKHFLSRLVGKFAAAEAGAFTTAFIKWFIKQYKIDMSEAAKSEPEAYKTFNAFFTRELKDGLRPICQDADIMAHPVDGAVSQCGPIEAGNIFQAKGHSYTSQALLGGNTTDAQRFDGGDFATIYLAPKDYHRIHMPIKGTLSKMTYVPGDLFSVNPLTAQNVPGLFARNERVVAIFETEVGPLAMVLVGATIVASIETVWAGTVTPPAGKQVFSWDYPTTGPDALTLDKGAEMGRFKLGSTVVMLFAEHAIDSFVDGVEPGETTRMGQPFAKLNLE
- a CDS encoding DMT family transporter gives rise to the protein MLKPRSGLIELHLAVLLFGGTALFSKLIPLSALNITFLRCIVAAFTLALLVKVTQKSLALHHKKDYLIALGLGVLVSAHWVTYFAAMQLSSIAVGMIAFFTYPVITVLIEPIVNRTRLKLVDIFSGLAVLTGVILLIPEPNLHNDITLGILVGVVSAMLFAIRNILHKRYFSEYGGAHGMLYQTLITVILLSPWQDVKAHDLDQHTVLLILVLGVVFTAMPHALFTSALRYLSAKTAGLVSCLQPFYGAVLAMLILNEQPGTNTLIGGSIIVATALFETQQSHQKK